A window of Deltaproteobacteria bacterium contains these coding sequences:
- a CDS encoding 4Fe-4S binding protein produces MKAERKILSGNEAIALAFTDSGGVFASGYPGTPSTETLEEVARLGEVYCEWAPNEKVGLEAAIGASIAGGRAMATMKHVGVNVAADALLTLNYTGVNAGLVLMVADDPGMHSSQNEQDSRNYAKFAKIPMLDPSDSQEAYDFLREGLALSERFDTPVMLRTTTRISHAKGIVERQGRIEPKVGEWVKDVPKYVMLPHFGKVRHAAIEERLLKLREFAETTPLNRVEMGDTELGILTSGISYQHVKEAYPDASILKLGMVHPLPEGKIREFAGKVSRFMIVEELDGIFEEQVRAMGIRVDVGKDRIPYCDEVNADVVRAAAGGGGRPAGAAPATDLPLRPPTFCPGCAHRGVFSILAKLKVFVSGDIGCYTLGALAPMNAMHSCICMGASISAAHGMAKVNEIAERPGKPVAVIGDSTFFHSGMTGLLGMAYNGGNALVVIMDNRTTGMTGGQDNPGSGRGLMGQAARQVDIVALVKVLGIENVFEINAYDLKETEAAIRRGLETPGPYVLVDRNPCTLRYRVKRPVLAVDPGKCTGCKACLKVACVALGLTADGDKPKVRIDPEICNGCGICSKHCRFDAIAQSRAGGGDGNL; encoded by the coding sequence ATGAAAGCGGAACGGAAGATCCTGTCCGGCAACGAGGCGATCGCGCTCGCGTTCACCGATTCGGGCGGCGTGTTCGCCTCCGGCTATCCGGGGACGCCCAGCACCGAGACGCTGGAGGAGGTGGCCCGGCTCGGCGAGGTGTACTGCGAGTGGGCCCCCAACGAGAAGGTCGGGCTCGAGGCGGCGATCGGCGCCTCGATCGCGGGGGGCAGGGCGATGGCCACCATGAAGCACGTCGGGGTGAACGTCGCCGCGGACGCCCTGCTCACCCTGAACTACACCGGCGTCAACGCGGGGCTGGTCCTGATGGTGGCGGACGACCCCGGGATGCACTCGTCGCAGAACGAGCAGGACAGCCGGAACTACGCGAAGTTCGCGAAGATCCCGATGCTCGACCCGTCGGACTCGCAGGAGGCGTACGACTTCCTGCGGGAGGGGCTCGCCCTGTCCGAGCGGTTCGACACGCCCGTGATGCTCCGCACCACGACCCGGATCTCGCACGCCAAGGGGATCGTCGAGCGGCAGGGGAGGATCGAGCCGAAGGTCGGCGAATGGGTGAAGGACGTCCCGAAGTACGTCATGCTCCCCCACTTCGGGAAGGTCCGCCACGCCGCGATCGAGGAGCGGCTGCTGAAGCTCCGGGAGTTCGCCGAGACCACTCCGCTCAACCGGGTGGAGATGGGGGACACGGAGCTCGGGATCCTCACCTCCGGGATCTCCTACCAGCACGTGAAGGAGGCGTACCCGGACGCCTCGATCCTGAAGCTCGGGATGGTCCACCCGCTCCCCGAGGGGAAGATCCGGGAGTTCGCGGGGAAGGTCTCCCGGTTCATGATCGTGGAGGAGCTGGACGGGATCTTCGAGGAGCAGGTCCGCGCGATGGGGATCCGGGTCGACGTCGGGAAGGACAGGATCCCGTACTGCGACGAGGTCAACGCCGACGTCGTCCGGGCGGCCGCCGGCGGCGGCGGACGCCCCGCGGGGGCGGCCCCGGCCACGGACCTCCCGCTGCGGCCCCCGACCTTCTGCCCCGGGTGCGCGCACCGCGGGGTCTTCTCGATCCTCGCGAAGCTCAAGGTGTTCGTCTCCGGGGACATCGGCTGCTACACCCTCGGCGCGCTCGCGCCGATGAACGCGATGCACTCGTGCATCTGCATGGGGGCGAGCATCAGCGCGGCCCACGGGATGGCGAAGGTGAACGAGATCGCGGAGAGGCCGGGGAAGCCGGTGGCCGTCATCGGGGATTCGACCTTCTTCCACTCCGGGATGACGGGGCTCCTGGGAATGGCGTACAACGGCGGCAACGCCCTGGTCGTCATCATGGACAACCGGACCACCGGGATGACCGGAGGGCAGGACAACCCGGGCTCCGGGCGGGGGCTGATGGGGCAGGCGGCCCGGCAGGTCGACATCGTCGCGCTCGTGAAGGTCCTGGGGATCGAGAACGTGTTCGAGATCAACGCGTACGATCTCAAGGAAACGGAGGCGGCGATCCGCCGGGGGCTCGAGACGCCGGGGCCGTACGTCCTGGTCGACCGGAACCCGTGCACCCTCCGGTACCGCGTGAAGCGTCCGGTCCTGGCCGTGGACCCCGGGAAGTGCACCGGGTGCAAGGCGTGCCTGAAAGTGGCCTGCGTCGCGCTGGGCCTTACGGCCGACGGCGACAAGCCGAAGGTGCGGATCGACCCGGAGATCTGCAACGGGTGCGGCATCTGCTCGAAGCATTGCCGGTTCGACGCGATCGCCCAGAGCCGGGCGGGGGGGGGCGATGGGAATCTTTAA
- a CDS encoding 2-dehydropantoate 2-reductase: MKGNAFDPKKFAVIGAGPVGAVVAAFLAAGGREVTLCDVVPALLAPALSPGIVIEGTDTVTARVAKVTTDVDDLIADPPDVIVVAVKATALPLLASALEGVVGEGRYVVSWQNGVDTERVLARNLGDAAVLRAVVNLGCVPIAPAHVRIAFHHRPHYIQEIDPRSRDAAVAICRVFTECGLETRHTEQIHNMVWRKAILNACMNPICAVTGKTMAEVINDPILFHLVDALIKEGVAVARANEVALGSNFYPYCIHYIRSAGHHKPSMLQDIEAGRRTEVDFINGKIVEYGVQAGTATPNHTMIRGLVKSLEPK, translated from the coding sequence ATGAAGGGAAACGCGTTCGATCCGAAGAAGTTCGCGGTGATCGGCGCCGGCCCGGTCGGAGCGGTCGTCGCCGCCTTCCTCGCCGCGGGGGGGCGCGAGGTGACCCTGTGCGACGTGGTCCCGGCGCTCCTCGCCCCGGCCCTCTCCCCCGGGATCGTCATCGAGGGGACCGACACCGTCACGGCGCGGGTCGCGAAGGTCACGACCGACGTGGACGACCTGATCGCGGATCCCCCCGACGTGATCGTCGTCGCGGTCAAGGCCACCGCCCTGCCGCTGCTCGCATCGGCGCTGGAAGGGGTGGTCGGCGAGGGGAGGTACGTCGTCAGCTGGCAGAACGGCGTGGACACGGAGCGCGTCCTCGCCCGGAACCTCGGCGATGCGGCGGTGCTGCGGGCGGTCGTGAACCTCGGGTGCGTCCCGATCGCGCCGGCGCACGTGCGGATCGCCTTCCACCACCGTCCCCACTACATCCAGGAGATCGATCCGCGGTCCCGGGACGCCGCCGTCGCGATCTGCCGCGTGTTCACGGAGTGCGGGCTCGAGACCCGGCACACCGAACAGATCCACAACATGGTCTGGCGCAAGGCGATCCTCAACGCCTGTATGAACCCCATCTGCGCGGTGACCGGCAAGACGATGGCCGAGGTGATCAACGACCCGATCCTCTTCCACCTGGTCGACGCGCTCATCAAGGAGGGGGTCGCCGTCGCGCGGGCCAACGAGGTGGCCCTCGGTTCGAACTTCTACCCGTACTGCATCCACTACATCCGGAGCGCCGGGCACCACAAGCCGTCCATGCTCCAGGACATCGAGGCGGGCCGGAGGACCGAGGTCGACTTCATCAACGGCAAGATCGTCGAGTACGGCGTCCAGGCCGGGACCGCCACCCCGAACCACACGATGATCCGCGGCCTCGTGAAATCCCTCGAGCCGAAGTGA
- a CDS encoding indolepyruvate oxidoreductase subunit beta, giving the protein MGIFNIVIAGVGGQGVLLASKVLSESALVAGMDVKQNEVHGMAQRGGSVISFVRIGPRVGSPVVMPGTADLLISFEPLEALRHLHYLKPGGMLVYNKATINPSTVASGLAAYPADVAERIAMAVPGARGIEALAIAKAAGNAKAVNMVMVGSVLKALPIDPRIVEGVVTAMSKGRGAEVNRKALTGGAAA; this is encoded by the coding sequence ATGGGAATCTTTAACATCGTCATCGCGGGGGTCGGGGGACAGGGGGTCCTCCTCGCCTCGAAGGTCCTCTCGGAGAGCGCGCTCGTCGCGGGGATGGACGTGAAGCAGAACGAGGTGCACGGGATGGCCCAGCGGGGCGGGAGCGTCATCTCCTTCGTCCGCATCGGCCCCCGGGTCGGCTCCCCGGTCGTCATGCCGGGGACGGCGGACCTGCTCATCTCCTTCGAGCCGCTCGAGGCGCTTCGGCACCTCCATTACCTGAAGCCGGGCGGCATGCTGGTGTACAACAAGGCGACCATCAACCCGAGCACCGTGGCGTCCGGGCTGGCCGCGTACCCCGCCGACGTGGCGGAGCGGATCGCGATGGCGGTCCCGGGCGCGCGCGGGATCGAGGCGCTCGCCATCGCGAAGGCGGCCGGAAACGCGAAGGCGGTCAACATGGTGATGGTCGGATCCGTCCTCAAGGCCCTCCCGATCGACCCGCGGATCGTGGAGGGCGTCGTGACGGCGATGTCGAAGGGCAGGGGAGCCGAAGTGAACCGGAAGGCCCTGACGGGCGGGGCGGCGGCCTGA
- a CDS encoding amino acid-binding protein, with protein MKLKQLSVFLENAPGRLYEATQALGDAGLNLRSLCISDSSDFGVLRILVSDVARARRVIMEKQLPARVDEVVAAEIEDIPGSLARLLLPFKETKVNVEYMYALAGTSSGRAVMIFRFSDNDRAIEILRGNHVKLLDAEAFGILENRA; from the coding sequence ATGAAGCTCAAGCAGCTCTCGGTCTTTCTCGAAAACGCCCCCGGGCGTCTCTACGAAGCCACGCAGGCCCTGGGCGACGCGGGGCTCAACCTCCGGTCCCTCTGCATCAGCGACAGCTCCGACTTCGGGGTCCTGCGGATCCTGGTGTCCGACGTCGCCCGCGCCCGGCGGGTCATCATGGAGAAGCAGCTCCCGGCGCGCGTCGACGAGGTCGTCGCCGCCGAGATCGAGGACATCCCGGGGAGCCTCGCCCGGCTCCTTCTCCCGTTCAAGGAGACCAAGGTCAACGTCGAATACATGTACGCCCTGGCCGGAACCTCCTCGGGCAGGGCGGTCATGATCTTCCGGTTCAGCGACAACGACCGGGCCATCGAGATCCTCCGGGGCAACCACGTGAAGCTCCTCGACGCAGAGGCGTTCGGGATCCTGGAAAACCGGGCATGA
- a CDS encoding phenylacetate--CoA ligase: MAWSKEETIGRAEMRKIQLDRLRKTVRYIHGKNPVYRKKLDAAGVKPAAIKTLDDIRRIPFTTKGEIRDSYPFGLFTASREDIVEFHATSGTTGKPVVVAYTRNDIDLWSDAMARAFTAAGVTKDDIVQNIYGYGLFTGGLGAHYGAIRVGASVIPMSGGNSQRQIMMMQDFGSTVLTVTPSFLMHIHEIGEQMGVDFRKLKLKTGLFGAEPWSESMRGAIEEKFGITACDLYGLSEIIGPGVAFECREVRNGLHINEDYFFPEIIHPETLEPLPPGETGELVFTTIGNEGQPLLRYRTRDITRLIPEKCACGRTLVRMQRVTGRTDDMLIIRGVNFFPSQIESIVLKRQGVSPHYMVVVDRKGTLDEVEVRVEVTDEFMAKAGADVLKGSEQEILKDVALARQKMENLKRDIKDIIGISVKITLVQPGSIQRSEGKARRVEDRRPKT; the protein is encoded by the coding sequence ATGGCGTGGAGCAAGGAAGAGACGATCGGTCGCGCAGAGATGCGGAAGATCCAGCTCGACCGCCTCCGGAAGACGGTCCGCTACATCCACGGGAAGAACCCGGTCTACAGGAAGAAGCTGGACGCGGCGGGAGTCAAGCCCGCCGCCATCAAGACGCTCGACGACATCCGGAGGATCCCCTTCACCACGAAGGGGGAGATCCGCGACAGCTACCCGTTCGGCCTGTTCACGGCATCCCGGGAGGACATCGTCGAGTTCCACGCGACCTCGGGAACCACGGGGAAGCCGGTCGTTGTCGCCTACACAAGGAACGACATCGACCTCTGGTCCGACGCCATGGCCCGCGCTTTCACCGCCGCCGGCGTCACGAAGGACGACATCGTCCAGAACATCTACGGCTACGGCCTCTTCACCGGGGGGCTCGGCGCCCACTACGGCGCCATCCGGGTCGGTGCGTCCGTCATCCCGATGTCGGGAGGGAACAGCCAGCGCCAGATCATGATGATGCAGGATTTCGGCAGCACCGTCCTCACCGTGACCCCCTCGTTCCTCATGCACATCCACGAGATCGGCGAGCAGATGGGAGTCGACTTCCGGAAGCTGAAGCTGAAGACCGGCCTGTTCGGGGCGGAGCCGTGGAGCGAATCGATGCGCGGGGCGATCGAGGAGAAGTTCGGCATCACGGCGTGCGACCTGTACGGCCTCTCGGAGATCATCGGCCCGGGCGTGGCGTTCGAGTGCCGGGAGGTCCGGAACGGGCTCCACATCAACGAGGACTACTTCTTCCCGGAGATCATCCACCCCGAGACGCTGGAGCCGCTTCCGCCCGGCGAGACGGGAGAGCTGGTCTTCACCACGATCGGGAACGAGGGTCAGCCGCTGCTCCGGTACCGCACCCGGGACATCACCCGGCTGATCCCGGAGAAGTGCGCCTGCGGGCGAACCCTGGTCCGGATGCAGCGGGTCACCGGCCGCACCGACGACATGCTGATCATCCGGGGGGTCAACTTCTTCCCGTCGCAGATCGAGTCGATCGTCCTGAAGCGGCAGGGCGTGTCGCCGCACTACATGGTCGTGGTCGACCGGAAGGGGACCCTGGACGAGGTGGAGGTCCGGGTCGAGGTCACCGACGAGTTCATGGCGAAGGCGGGCGCCGACGTCCTGAAGGGGAGCGAGCAGGAAATCCTGAAGGACGTGGCGCTGGCCCGGCAAAAGATGGAGAATCTGAAGAGGGACATCAAGGACATCATCGGCATCTCGGTGAAGATCACCCTCGTGCAGCCCGGATCGATCCAGCGCAGCGAGGGGAAGGCCCGGCGGGTCGAAGACCGGCGCCCGAAGACATGA